From the genome of Planctomycetia bacterium:
TTTCGCGAGCGACGCGAGTTCCGGTTCGCTGTGGAGCACGCAGACGTTTTCGAAGTTCAGTTGCAGGCTGCGCTGGTCGAGATTCGCCGTGCCGACCCAGCCCCAGGCGTCGTCGATCAGCATCATTTTGGCGTGCATCATGCCGCGACGATACTCGTGCAGGTGAACGCCCTCTGCCAGCAGGTCGGTCCAGTAATACCGCGCGGCGTAGTCGGCCAGACGATTGTCCGATCTGCGTGGGCATATGATGTGAACTTCGACGCCACGGCGCGCCGCCAGATTGAGCGCATCGAGTATGCCCGTGTCCGGCACAAAGTACGGCGTGGCGATGCAGAGCCGCTTTTTGGCCGTGGTGAGCGCCGCGAAGATCAATTCACGCAACGTGTTGATCGTCTGATCCGGCCCGGAATCGACGACCTGAACGACGGAATCTCCCTCCCGCGCGAGCTCGGGAAAATAGCGATCGGCGTCGAGCAGCTCCTGTGCGGAAAAGTCCCAGTCTTCGGCGAACACGCTTTGCAACACTGCGACCGCGGGCCCTTCGAGCCGGACCAGGTTATCGCGCCAGTGCCGGAACCAGCGGCTCATTCCCAGGTATTCGTTGCCGATGTTCATCCCGCCCGTGAAGGCGATGCGCCCATCGACGACGACCAGTTTGCGATGGTTCCGCATATTGACCTGCAAACGCCGCCGCAACAGGCTGATGCCCAGGAACGCAGCCGAGCGCCCGCCCGCCTTATGCAACGGCCGCAGCAGCCGGCTCTTG
Proteins encoded in this window:
- the cls gene encoding cardiolipin synthase; its protein translation is MWYEPFRDFASWLFILDVLIILGAIPWILSLKRDTVAALAWSLIVILLPIFGFLLFLIFGYTHVYRPLKRKRRHRVRFEARASAAKRGKRQRAAEFSDYGGLAQLAVRLGASPPLPGNKVMLYNATRVAHGALLEAISEAQDHIHLEYYIVQPDDTGRELLALLTRKALQGCEVRLLYDALGSWTLKSRLLRPLHKAGGRSAAFLGISLLRRRLQVNMRNHRKLVVVDGRIAFTGGMNIGNEYLGMSRWFRHWRDNLVRLEGPAVAVLQSVFAEDWDFSAQELLDADRYFPELAREGDSVVQVVDSGPDQTINTLRELIFAALTTAKKRLCIATPYFVPDTGILDALNLAARRGVEVHIICPRRSDNRLADYAARYYWTDLLAEGVHLHEYRRGMMHAKMMLIDDAWGWVGTANLDQRSLQLNFENVCVLHSEPELASLAKTFQRDLRRSEEVLLDTFSKRGAFQKLMENTCRLFSPIL